The genomic DNA CTGTTCGTGGCCGTGGAAGGTGACGACGAAGAGTATGTCGCGAATTTCGAATCCATGTGTGCGCGCAGCGCCATTCCTGCCCGCCAGCTTGATCTCGACGAGGCCCGTCGCATGGAGCCTGTACTGTCCGACAAGCTTATTTCAGCATGGGCGGTGGAGGACGGGGCGGTTGATCCGTTCATGCTTTCCCTCGACAATCTCGGCCATGCGGTTTCACTCGGTGCCAAGTATGTGTGCAACGCCAAGGTCGATGAATTCATTCTCGATAATGGCCGCATTGCCCGTGCCGTGATGGTCAACGAATATACCGGCGAGAAGTTCGCGATCGAGGCCGATATCGTGGTCAACGCCACGGGCGCATGGGCCGGGTTGGTCGCGGAAATGGCCGGGGCCAAAATCAATATTCTTTACTCGTCCGGCAGCCTGCTCGTCACGCAGGATCGCCTGACCAAGCGTGTGGTCAACCGTCTTCGCAAGGCTGCGGATGCGGATATTCTGGTACCCGGCGGTACGGTGTCCGTGCTCGGCACCACGTCCATCACCGTGGATCATCCGGACCATTGCCGTCCTACCGTGGCAGAGACCAATGCCATCATCGAGGATGCCAAGGCCATGATCCCGTGTCTTGAGACCACTCGCTACATCCGCGCTTACGCCGGTGTCCGCCCGCTGGTTCTGGCCGGCGATGGCGGCGACGCCCGCAGTGTGAGCCGGGGATTTTCCCTTATCGACCATGCCCGTGACGCGGTGGACAACTTCGTGACCATTACCGGCGGCAAGCTGACCACTTATCGTCTCATGGCGGAGCGGACCGTGGACATGGTCTGCGAAAAGATCGGCGTGACCGCACCGTGCCTGACCCGTACCGAACCCATGCCGTCCTCGTTCAAAGGAATGTGGACCGAGCCGGGACTCGGACCCCGCGCCTGGATTCAGAAGCGGGACGAGAACGACCTCATCCTGTGCGAGTGCGAAATGGTCTCGCGCAACGCCATTGATTTCATCATCAAGAACATGGACGAGTCGCGTGGCAGTTCCATGCTTCAGGCCATCGGCCTGCGAAGCCGGGTCGGCAAAGGCCCGTGCCAGGGCGGATTCTGCGGCCTGCGTGTGACCGGTCATCTCTATGATCAGGGGCACGTGCAGGGCGAACAGGGGCTTGAGGAGCTGCGGACATTTACCGAACGCCGCTGGCGCGGTTTTTCCCCGATGCTCTGGGGACTGCCCATGGTGCAGGCCGATTTGCAGGAAGCCCTCTACTGCGGTGCGCTCGACATGGAGTTGCCCGACGACGATGAAGATATGACCTGTGGAGAAGAATCATGACCACGGATAATACGATATATGATGTAATGGTCATCGGTTCCGGCTTTGCGGGCATGGCGGCTGCGGCCTTTGCCGTGAAGGCAGGCCTGAACGTGGTCCAGACCGGAGCCACCGGCGGTATTGATTTCAGCACCGGCTTCATCGACCTGATGGGCGTTCATCCCATGAGCGAGGGAAAGCGGTGGAAAAATCCGTGGCAGGCCATCGAAGCCATGCTCAAGGATCATCCGAAGCATCCCTATGGGTATCTTTCCGCTGACGAAATTCGGGAGTCTCTTGATGCGTTTACCGGCTTCTTGTCCGAAAGCGGGTTGGAGTATGTCGGGCACGATGACCGCAACCTCTGTGCATTGACGCCCGCCGGGACCGTGAAGCGGACGTATCGTCTGCCCAAATCCGCATGGAAGGGGACCGAAGCGCTTGAAAGGAAAGC from uncultured Pseudodesulfovibrio sp. includes the following:
- the glpA gene encoding anaerobic glycerol-3-phosphate dehydrogenase subunit GlpA — translated: MKVIQTKVLVLGGGATGTGIVRDLALRGVDCLLAERRDINAGASGGNHGLLHSGARYVASDMEAAVECREEGDILKKLAPQCIEDTGGLFVAVEGDDEEYVANFESMCARSAIPARQLDLDEARRMEPVLSDKLISAWAVEDGAVDPFMLSLDNLGHAVSLGAKYVCNAKVDEFILDNGRIARAVMVNEYTGEKFAIEADIVVNATGAWAGLVAEMAGAKINILYSSGSLLVTQDRLTKRVVNRLRKAADADILVPGGTVSVLGTTSITVDHPDHCRPTVAETNAIIEDAKAMIPCLETTRYIRAYAGVRPLVLAGDGGDARSVSRGFSLIDHARDAVDNFVTITGGKLTTYRLMAERTVDMVCEKIGVTAPCLTRTEPMPSSFKGMWTEPGLGPRAWIQKRDENDLILCECEMVSRNAIDFIIKNMDESRGSSMLQAIGLRSRVGKGPCQGGFCGLRVTGHLYDQGHVQGEQGLEELRTFTERRWRGFSPMLWGLPMVQADLQEALYCGALDMELPDDDEDMTCGEES